The proteins below come from a single Takifugu flavidus isolate HTHZ2018 chromosome 6, ASM371156v2, whole genome shotgun sequence genomic window:
- the c6h19orf67 gene encoding UPF0575 protein C19orf67 homolog isoform X2 has protein sequence MADSEVPTEVVESLEAVFDKLDQELDMANLDHCCHLAEESSCLAEPPSPTDAPLAPPRGAAGLRCPDSEQHSSWTERILVDAKLVLQSFMRQADDLQDHLVNNHSCADRETVVNIVQHFLQSCQPFFNKLEAVARDTAFKSNALPYNVYTMFVDVSQQLCDRLKQLLLTCESFNLLSLADSDPLGISHFTIGQSDVRGLRLTTFVYCKPAPYLSQVNTGLYKCMRWNVEIPRDKPAMNEVGDGKSLELDMEKLHHTEHYFLCYEDILNPATEAHKCSLDVGGEWVRKWSIGLWSCFEPNATTDDIVDWLQCPVPTASFQKVLMLDKEPSSWYATDLLLQLFGMNQS, from the exons ATGGCAGATAGCGAAGTTCCGACGGAGGTGGTTGAGAGCCTGGAGGCTGTCTTCGACaagctggaccaggagctggacATGGCCAACCTGGACCACTGCTGCCATCTCGCAGAGGAAAGTTCTT GCCTCGCCGAGCCGCCGTCGCCGACAGACGCCCCCCTGGCGCCGCCCCGCGGTGCTGCAGGCCTCCGCTGCCCTGACAgcgagcagcacagcagctggacGGAGCGCATCCTTGTGGACGCTAAACTGGTGCTGCAGTCCTTCATGAGACAAGCAGATGACTTACAGGACCACTTGGTCAACAA CCATTCGTGCGCTGACAGGGAAACTGTTGTTAACATAGTGCAACATTTCCTACAGTCCTGCCAGCCTTTCTTCAACAAGCTGGAAGCTGTGGCTCGGGACACAGCTTTTAAGTCCAACGCTCTGCCCTACAATGTCTATACAatg TTTGTGGATGTCTCTCAGCAGCTGTGTGACAGGttgaagcagctgctgttgacCTGCGAAAGCTTTAATCTCCTCTCCTTGGCGGACAGCGATCCTCTCGG CATTTCTCACTTCACCATTGGTCAGAGTGACGTTAGAGGGCTGAGACTGACCACGTTTGTGTACTGCAAGCCGGCGCCTTACCTCAGCCAGGTGAACACCGGCCTGTACAAGTGCATGCGCTGGAACGTGGAAATTCCCCGTGACAAACCGGCAATGAATGAAGTGGGGGATGGAAAGAGCTTGGAGTTAGATATGGAAAAGCTCCACCACACAGAGCA TTACTTCCTGTGCTACGAAGATATCCTCAACCCAGCCACAGAAGCTCATAAATGCAGCCTGGACGTGGGTGGTGAATGGGTCAGGAAGTGGTCCATCGGCCTGTGGAGCTGCTTCGAGCCAAACGCCACCACCGATGATATCGTCGACTG GCTGCAGTGTCCCGTTCCTACAGCCAGCTTTCAGAAGGTGCTGATGCTGGACAAGGAGCCTTCCAGCTGGTACGCAACAGACTTGCTGCTGCAACTGTTCGGTATGAACCAGTCGTAG
- the c6h19orf67 gene encoding UPF0575 protein C19orf67 homolog isoform X1 — translation METPDGSQTHDLSVSQRALTTESWMADSEVPTEVVESLEAVFDKLDQELDMANLDHCCHLAEESSCLAEPPSPTDAPLAPPRGAAGLRCPDSEQHSSWTERILVDAKLVLQSFMRQADDLQDHLVNNHSCADRETVVNIVQHFLQSCQPFFNKLEAVARDTAFKSNALPYNVYTMFVDVSQQLCDRLKQLLLTCESFNLLSLADSDPLGISHFTIGQSDVRGLRLTTFVYCKPAPYLSQVNTGLYKCMRWNVEIPRDKPAMNEVGDGKSLELDMEKLHHTEHYFLCYEDILNPATEAHKCSLDVGGEWVRKWSIGLWSCFEPNATTDDIVDWLQCPVPTASFQKVLMLDKEPSSWYATDLLLQLFGMNQS, via the exons ATGGAAACGCCTGATGGGTCACAAACACATGACCTTTCGGTGTCCCAACGCGCGCTGACGACTGAAAG CTGGATGGCAGATAGCGAAGTTCCGACGGAGGTGGTTGAGAGCCTGGAGGCTGTCTTCGACaagctggaccaggagctggacATGGCCAACCTGGACCACTGCTGCCATCTCGCAGAGGAAAGTTCTT GCCTCGCCGAGCCGCCGTCGCCGACAGACGCCCCCCTGGCGCCGCCCCGCGGTGCTGCAGGCCTCCGCTGCCCTGACAgcgagcagcacagcagctggacGGAGCGCATCCTTGTGGACGCTAAACTGGTGCTGCAGTCCTTCATGAGACAAGCAGATGACTTACAGGACCACTTGGTCAACAA CCATTCGTGCGCTGACAGGGAAACTGTTGTTAACATAGTGCAACATTTCCTACAGTCCTGCCAGCCTTTCTTCAACAAGCTGGAAGCTGTGGCTCGGGACACAGCTTTTAAGTCCAACGCTCTGCCCTACAATGTCTATACAatg TTTGTGGATGTCTCTCAGCAGCTGTGTGACAGGttgaagcagctgctgttgacCTGCGAAAGCTTTAATCTCCTCTCCTTGGCGGACAGCGATCCTCTCGG CATTTCTCACTTCACCATTGGTCAGAGTGACGTTAGAGGGCTGAGACTGACCACGTTTGTGTACTGCAAGCCGGCGCCTTACCTCAGCCAGGTGAACACCGGCCTGTACAAGTGCATGCGCTGGAACGTGGAAATTCCCCGTGACAAACCGGCAATGAATGAAGTGGGGGATGGAAAGAGCTTGGAGTTAGATATGGAAAAGCTCCACCACACAGAGCA TTACTTCCTGTGCTACGAAGATATCCTCAACCCAGCCACAGAAGCTCATAAATGCAGCCTGGACGTGGGTGGTGAATGGGTCAGGAAGTGGTCCATCGGCCTGTGGAGCTGCTTCGAGCCAAACGCCACCACCGATGATATCGTCGACTG GCTGCAGTGTCCCGTTCCTACAGCCAGCTTTCAGAAGGTGCTGATGCTGGACAAGGAGCCTTCCAGCTGGTACGCAACAGACTTGCTGCTGCAACTGTTCGGTATGAACCAGTCGTAG